From Mycobacterium colombiense CECT 3035:
CTGTTGTCCTTCGGCACCGAGGAGCAGAAGCGGCGCTGGGCCGTCCCGATCCTGCGAGCCGAAAAGACCGCGTCGTTGGGGATGAGTGAACCCGGAGCCGGCTCAGACCTCGCCGGGCTGCGGACGAAGGCGGAGTTGGTCGGCGATGGGTTCGTGGTCAACGGGCAGAAGGTATGGACTTCCGGCGCCCATGACGCCGACGTGATTCTGACCTTCGTTCGCACGGACCCGAACGCTCCCCGCCACAAGGGAATCAGCGCACTCCTCATACCGACCAACACTCCCGGGGTGGTGCGTCGCCCCTTCCCCTCGGTCTATGACCGCGACGAGTTGGACTTCAACGAGGTGTTCTTCAACGATGTCCGGGTGCCTGCGGACAACCTGCTCGGCCCGCTCAATGGCGGGTGGCAGGTCGCCAACGGCTCGCTCGGCCACGAGCGCACCCTGATGTGGATGGCCTTCGCGAACCGGCTCGAGCAATTGCTCGAGGACTACCGGCCGGCCGATGAGGTCAACGAGGACCATTACGCCACCATCGTGATGGACTACTACGCGCTGCGGTTGCTCGGGTCGGCCGCCCTGGGCCGGGCGGCCCGCGGTGAGGTGGACGTGGCCGCGTTGTCCGTGCTGAAGGTGTTGGGTTCGGAGGCCGAACAGAGCGCGCTGCGGCATGCACTGGACGCGGCCGGGGTCGACGGCCTACCCGACAAGATGCTCACCGCCCCGCATAATCCTTACGCCCCTGACCTTTTCACCGCCAGCTGGTTCGCGCGCTACATCAGCAGCTATGCGGGCACCATCGCGGGCGGCACGTCGGAAATTCAGCGCAACATCATCGCGCAGCGTGTCCTCGGACTTCCGGCGCGCTGATCACAGAGCCGGGCAGAGGGAAGACAGGAACTCCTGGGTGCGGCGCCGCGATTCGGTCCGCTCGCCGATGTCCTTGCCCAGCGGCACGATTCGCACCGCCAGGTCGGTGACGCCCGCGTCCCGATACCGGCGCAGCCGATCCAGGACGGCCGCCTCGTCGCCGACCGCCATGGTGTCGCCGACGTCTTGGGCGTCACCGTGCTGCAGTAGCCGCACATAGTTCGGCGAGAAATCCGCGTGCCCCAACACCTCGCTGGCATAGCCGCGTGCATCGTCGATCTCGCGGTGTGAGCAGAGCGCGACGGGCACGCCGGCGACGATCCGCGGCGCGGGCCGCCGGGCCGCGCCGGCCGCTGCGGTGATGCGCGGGACGACGTGGTCTCCGATCGCCCGCTCGTCCGCCATCCAGAGAATGGTGCCGCCGGCCCGCTCGCCGGCCAGTTGCAGCATCGTCGGCCCCAGCGCCGACAACAGCACCGGCATCTCCAACCCGTCCGTGACGTCGACCGGCGAATGGACACAGTAGTTTTCGTTGTCGACGTCGACGGCCCCCGGTCCCGCGAAGGACGCGTCGAGGACGGCGAGGTAGTCCCTCATCAGGCGTGCCGGGCGGTCGTAGGGCAAGCCCAGCTGCGAGTTGACGATCCAGTGGTGCGACGGCCCGATGCCGAGCGTGAACCGCCCGCCACACGCCACCTGGGTGGTCAAGGCCTGTTGCGCCATGATCATCGGGTGGCGAGTCTGGATCGGAACGACGGCCGTTCCGATTTCGATGCGATCGGTGGCCTTCCCGATCAGCGCCACGGCGGTCATGGCGTCGAGGTAGCCGGGAACCTGCGGCATCCAAAACGCGGTGAACCCGTCGGCTTCGGCCGCGACACCGTCGTCGATCAAGCCGGCCAGCCGATCCGCACGCGAGCGCTCCTTGTCGGAGCCAACCATCAAGCCGATGCGCACGCGAACCCTCCCCTATGGCACATACCGATCCCACTCGTACGGAACAACCGCGAAAAACGGTGCGGCGAAAAGAGGTTCGATATCCGCCTCGGCCCAGCGGGCCTTGAGCACCGGGTGCAGCCGCTCGGCGGTGGCGACGGGATCGTCATCGAGGAAGCAGTAGGTGATCGTCTGGTTCTCTCGGGCGCTGGCCAGACTGGCGTCGACCCGGCGCGACAACGCGGACCAGACACCGGCGACACCGTCGACCTCCACCAGCGGGTCCGGTGACGCCGATCCCCGCTCGACCAACACGAACGCGCCCCGCACGGGCAGCCAGGGCAGAACGTCCGACCCGATCCGGACGCGCGGCGCAGCCGCTTTGCGTTGCACCTCGTACACGCCACGCTCCACCGGTGGCAGCAGCGGCAGCTTTCGGCCGGCATTGCCCAATGCCGTTGACAGCTCATTGAAATCGTGCAGTCCGGCCATATCGGCGAAGAAATACGTCATCACGTGGTCGACCGCGTCCAGCGGGCCCTCGCTGAGCGCGCGCGCCGCACGGCAGGCCGGTGTCGACACCAGCCGCAACGACGCGCGCACGGCGGCCAGCCGGTGTTGCTCCGCGCGGTGGTCCAGGGTGTGCCAGCGTAGGTAATCGGCGTCCTTCCCGCCGGGGTGGCGGACCGCCATGGAGACGAACAGCGTGGTGATTTCGCCGCCCCCGGTGGCGAGAATCTCGGCGACCTCGTCCGATGGCGTGCCGGGAAGATGCATGGCGTCAGTCCTCAGGTTCTCGTCGGATCGTGTTCGGGCAGCGGGATTTCGGGATGGCGAGCCGCGACCATGCGCCGGAAGCCCTCGCGCCAGGGCACCTTGGTGCGGCCGAGCACGTCGTGCATGTGGGTGACGTCCGGCCACAGCGGCGTGTGCGCCCGGGGCGAGTACTCGAAGATCGGTTCGACGCCGACCAGCTTGCCCATGAACGCGCAGTACTCCTCCACGCTGACGGTCTCGCTGCCGGCCCAATTCACCACGACCGGCGGCACCGCGGCGACTTCCATCGCGCGGATGCCCAGCTCCACGTAATCGTCTTCGTAGATGGGGTTGTAGTTGTTCGGCTTGTCGGGATGCAGCCGAATTGGCCTGCCCGCCAACATCGCATCGAGACGATCGGCCGGCGCACCGCCCTGGGGGCCGTACGTCGAACAGATCCGGATGATGGTGAGCGGAACCCGGTAGCGCTTGGCAACCCAGGTGCACACCGCTTCGGCGGCAACCTTGGAGAAGCTGTAGTTCGCCCGCAGCGGCGCTCCCGGCGGGTCGGTCTCGGTCAGCGGCCGCCGGCCCTGGTAGGCGTAGATCGAGCCGGTGGAACAGAAGACGAAACCCTGTGCGGCGCGGCAGTGGTAGAGCAGTTCGCCCGAGTTCTGCGCGTTCGTTTCCACGCACCGGCTCCAGTCATCGGTGCCGGGGTCGACGGCCGCATGGAAGACGTACGTGAAATCGTCCGGGAGAGCTGAGAAGTCGCCGGCGCTGACGTCCAGTGCCACGGGCCTGATCCCCGCGTCCACAAGTTGTTGCCGCGCCGCGGGATCTTTCAGGCGCGCTGCGCCCCACACCTCGTTTCCCGCCGCCGCCAGGGCACGCGCGATCGGAAACGCGATCTTGCCCGTCGCCCCGGTGATCAGGACCTTCTCTGCGTCGAGCAACCAGCCCTCCGAATGTTAAGTACTTGATACCGCCCTGGCGAGCATAACTCCCGGCCGCCCGGAAACGCCACGACGACCCCGGCTCGCGGTCGCGTCACGCCGGATGTTCCATCTGGCCGCGGCGGTATCTACGGAATAAGCTGACACCAGCCGGGGTCGAGATGGCTCCAAGTGGGAGGCCCACCATGAGGTGGTTTGTGCGTCGCCTGACCGCTGTCCTTGCGGTCACCTTCGCCGGGGCGGCTGTCGGGGTGATCGCAACGCCGGCGATCAGCTCGGCGCAGTGCGACCCCAACATGTCGTGGAATGTGTCGACCTTCGAGTGCAAACCGCCACCGGCAATTCCGGATTGGTATGCCTCCCCGCCGGCCTACGCGCCGCCATTCGCCGCGCAGGACGTGCCACCGCCGCCCCCGCCACGGCCATGGTGGTCGCCGAACGAACCGATGTGGAATGCCGGCTTTCACCAATGGGGCACCTATTTCACCGGCACCTGGGTGCCGTACTGACGGCGGGCTCAGGGCGGGTGCGGTGTAGATCGTGGCTGCTCGCAAGTGATAACGTGATTCTCCGATTCGTATAACGGCCCTACCGGGCCGGCCGTGCGACCCCCGGAGGTGACGTGTCAGCAGCACCGGGCCGCCCATTGCCCCAGGTCACGCAGGAGAACGAGTTTTTCTGGACCTCGGGGGCCGACGGGAAACTACGGCTGCAGGAATGCAAGGCCTGTGAATCGCTGATCCATCCGCCGGCGCCGGTGTGCCGGTATTGCCGCTCGCTCGACGTGGGCGTGCGGGAGGTCTCGGGCAGGGCGACGCTCGCCGGATTCACCGTCAACGAGCGATTCAGCCTGCCCGGGCTGCCTGCGCCCTACGTGATCGCGCAGGTGGCGATCGCCGAGGATCCCCGGGTCCGGTTGACCACCAACATCGTCGAGTGCGAGCCCGATCGGCTCGAACTCGGCCAGCAGGTCGAGGTCGTCTTCGAGCAGGTCGAGGACGTATGGTTCCCGCTGTTCAAGCCGAGTGCCGACGGGCAGTCGGTTCCCCTACCCGACGACGAGATCGCGCCGGAACGGTTCGGCGAATACGTCCGGCCGATGTTGACCGCCGAGAAGTTCGAGGACAAGGTCGCGCTGACCGGGATCGGCGCGTCGCCGATCGGTCGCCGGCTGATGCAGCTGCCGCTGGCGCTGACGGTGCAGGCGTGTGAAGCGGCCATCGCCGACGCCGGCCTGACATTCGCCGATATCGACGGCCTGTCCACCTACCCCGGCGCTCTCAACGTGGCGGGAATGGGCGAGGGGGGCACCACCGCCCTGGAGGCCGCATTGGGCATCCGGCCGACGTGGCACAACGGCGCGATGGAGACGTTCGGGCCGGGTGGCTCCGTGATCGCCGCGATGCTGGCGATCGCCGGCGGGCTGGCGCGGCACGTGCTGTGCTTCCGGACGGTGTGGGAAGCCACCCACGGCGAGCTGATGAAGCATGGCAAGATCGCCCCGTCGATGGGGCGAATGTCGGGCTGGCAGATGCCATTCGGGGCGACGTCGGCGGCACACACGTTGGCGATGAACGCGCAGCGGCACTTTCACCGGTACGGCACCACCAAGGAGACGCTGGGCTGGATCGCGTTGAACCAGCGCGCCAACGCCGAACTCAACCCGACCGCCATCTACCGGACGCCGATGACGATGGACGACTACCTGGGCGCGCGGCCCATCACCACGCCGTTCGGGCTGTACGACTGCGACGTCCCGTGCGACGGCGCTATCGCCGTCATCGTCTCGGCCGTC
This genomic window contains:
- a CDS encoding acyl-CoA dehydrogenase family protein produces the protein MQLTFDSDVEAFRAEFVSFLTEHLPTQAQAAERPSSTSHVPEWSRRWQRLQFDHGWLLPGNPPEFGGRNANILQQFVHREELSRRRIYHCFNPQGVGIIAASLLSFGTEEQKRRWAVPILRAEKTASLGMSEPGAGSDLAGLRTKAELVGDGFVVNGQKVWTSGAHDADVILTFVRTDPNAPRHKGISALLIPTNTPGVVRRPFPSVYDRDELDFNEVFFNDVRVPADNLLGPLNGGWQVANGSLGHERTLMWMAFANRLEQLLEDYRPADEVNEDHYATIVMDYYALRLLGSAALGRAARGEVDVAALSVLKVLGSEAEQSALRHALDAAGVDGLPDKMLTAPHNPYAPDLFTASWFARYISSYAGTIAGGTSEIQRNIIAQRVLGLPAR
- a CDS encoding NAD-dependent epimerase/dehydratase family protein, translated to MLDAEKVLITGATGKIAFPIARALAAAGNEVWGAARLKDPAARQQLVDAGIRPVALDVSAGDFSALPDDFTYVFHAAVDPGTDDWSRCVETNAQNSGELLYHCRAAQGFVFCSTGSIYAYQGRRPLTETDPPGAPLRANYSFSKVAAEAVCTWVAKRYRVPLTIIRICSTYGPQGGAPADRLDAMLAGRPIRLHPDKPNNYNPIYEDDYVELGIRAMEVAAVPPVVVNWAGSETVSVEEYCAFMGKLVGVEPIFEYSPRAHTPLWPDVTHMHDVLGRTKVPWREGFRRMVAARHPEIPLPEHDPTRT
- a CDS encoding LLM class F420-dependent oxidoreductase, which codes for MRIGLMVGSDKERSRADRLAGLIDDGVAAEADGFTAFWMPQVPGYLDAMTAVALIGKATDRIEIGTAVVPIQTRHPMIMAQQALTTQVACGGRFTLGIGPSHHWIVNSQLGLPYDRPARLMRDYLAVLDASFAGPGAVDVDNENYCVHSPVDVTDGLEMPVLLSALGPTMLQLAGERAGGTILWMADERAIGDHVVPRITAAAGAARRPAPRIVAGVPVALCSHREIDDARGYASEVLGHADFSPNYVRLLQHGDAQDVGDTMAVGDEAAVLDRLRRYRDAGVTDLAVRIVPLGKDIGERTESRRRTQEFLSSLCPAL
- a CDS encoding thiolase C-terminal domain-containing protein; protein product: MSAAPGRPLPQVTQENEFFWTSGADGKLRLQECKACESLIHPPAPVCRYCRSLDVGVREVSGRATLAGFTVNERFSLPGLPAPYVIAQVAIAEDPRVRLTTNIVECEPDRLELGQQVEVVFEQVEDVWFPLFKPSADGQSVPLPDDEIAPERFGEYVRPMLTAEKFEDKVALTGIGASPIGRRLMQLPLALTVQACEAAIADAGLTFADIDGLSTYPGALNVAGMGEGGTTALEAALGIRPTWHNGAMETFGPGGSVIAAMLAIAGGLARHVLCFRTVWEATHGELMKHGKIAPSMGRMSGWQMPFGATSAAHTLAMNAQRHFHRYGTTKETLGWIALNQRANAELNPTAIYRTPMTMDDYLGARPITTPFGLYDCDVPCDGAIAVIVSAVDAARDLAKPPVLVEAVGTQIVERLDWDQSTLTHEPQVLGQAAHVWTRTSLRPAEVDVAELYDGFSFNCLSWIEALGFCGIGEAKEFLDGGKNIARDGLLPLNTHGGQLSHGRTHGMGLLHEAITQLRGEAGDRQVAGARVGVVSSGGLTPSGVLLLRADR